A genome region from Schaalia sp. 19OD2882 includes the following:
- the rplJ gene encoding 50S ribosomal protein L10: protein MARSDKVAAVAELVEQFREAGAVVLTEYRGLTVGQLKELRRGLGENANYAVVKNTLARLAAQEVGLDFLVEDLKGPTAIAFVTGDPVEVAKTLRDFAKANPMLVLKSGAMEGAALSAEGVKKLADLESREVLLAKAAGVLKAKISQAAYAFTALPSKAVRTIDALREKQGEAA, encoded by the coding sequence ATGGCGAGGTCTGACAAGGTGGCCGCCGTCGCCGAACTCGTGGAGCAGTTCCGCGAGGCCGGTGCCGTCGTGCTGACTGAGTACCGCGGCCTGACCGTGGGGCAGCTCAAGGAGCTGCGTCGCGGCCTGGGTGAGAACGCGAACTACGCCGTGGTGAAGAACACGCTGGCGCGTCTGGCGGCGCAGGAGGTCGGACTCGACTTCCTCGTGGAGGACCTCAAGGGCCCCACCGCCATCGCGTTCGTCACGGGTGACCCGGTCGAGGTCGCCAAGACGCTGCGTGATTTTGCCAAGGCGAACCCGATGCTGGTGCTGAAGTCCGGCGCCATGGAAGGCGCAGCGCTTTCCGCAGAGGGTGTCAAGAAGCTCGCCGACCTGGAGTCCCGCGAGGTCCTGCTGGCCAAGGCCGCAGGTGTCCTCAAGGCGAAGATCTCCCAGGCGGCGTACGCCTTCACCGCGCTCCCGTCCAAGGCGGTGCGCACCATCGACGCCCTGCGCGAGAAGCAGGGCGAAGCGGCCTGA
- the rplA gene encoding 50S ribosomal protein L1 — protein sequence MTKRSKGYRAAAEKIHAGEIYAPLAAFQLAKDTTVTKFDSTVEVVLRLGVDPRKADQMVRGTVNLPHGTGKTSRVLVFAVGERAQEAIEAGADEVGGDELIEKVAKGYTDFDVAVATPDLMGKVGRLGRVLGPRGLMPNPKTGTVTMDVAKAIREIKGGRIEFRVDKHANLAFIVGKSSFDAVQLAENYAAVLEEVLRLKPSSAKGRYISKGTVSTTMGPGIPLDVTKTRNLTSQDAS from the coding sequence ATGACCAAGCGCTCCAAGGGCTACCGCGCTGCGGCGGAGAAGATCCACGCAGGCGAGATCTACGCCCCCCTGGCCGCCTTCCAGCTGGCCAAGGACACCACCGTCACCAAGTTCGACTCGACCGTCGAGGTCGTGCTGCGACTGGGCGTCGACCCCCGCAAGGCGGACCAGATGGTCCGCGGCACCGTCAACCTGCCGCACGGCACCGGCAAGACCTCCCGGGTCTTGGTCTTCGCCGTTGGTGAGCGTGCGCAGGAGGCCATCGAGGCCGGGGCCGACGAGGTCGGCGGCGACGAGCTGATCGAGAAGGTCGCCAAGGGCTACACCGACTTCGACGTGGCCGTCGCCACCCCCGACCTCATGGGCAAGGTCGGCCGCCTGGGCCGCGTCCTCGGCCCGCGTGGCCTCATGCCGAACCCGAAGACCGGCACCGTGACCATGGACGTGGCCAAGGCGATCCGTGAGATCAAGGGCGGTCGTATCGAGTTCCGCGTCGACAAGCACGCCAACCTGGCGTTCATCGTCGGCAAGTCCTCCTTCGACGCCGTCCAGCTGGCCGAGAACTACGCGGCAGTCCTGGAAGAGGTGCTGCGCCTGAAGCCCTCCAGCGCCAAGGGCCGCTACATCTCCAAGGGCACCGTCTCCACGACGATGGGCCCCGGCATCCCGCTGGACGTCACCAAGACGCGCAACCTCACCTCCCAGGACGCTTCCTGA
- the rplK gene encoding 50S ribosomal protein L11 has product MAPKKKVTGLIKLQIAAGAATPAPPVGPALGQHGVNIVEFTKAYNAATEAQRGSIVPVEITVYEDRSFTFVLKTPPASEMIKKAAGVQKASGRPNTEKVGSITADQVREIAQAKLVDLNANDLDAATKIIAGTARSMGITVEG; this is encoded by the coding sequence ATGGCACCGAAGAAGAAGGTCACCGGCCTGATCAAGCTGCAGATCGCAGCTGGCGCCGCGACCCCTGCTCCGCCCGTCGGCCCCGCACTGGGCCAGCACGGCGTCAACATCGTCGAGTTCACGAAGGCGTACAACGCGGCCACCGAGGCCCAGCGTGGTTCGATCGTCCCGGTCGAGATCACCGTGTACGAGGACCGTTCCTTCACCTTCGTCCTCAAGACGCCTCCGGCCTCGGAGATGATCAAGAAGGCCGCGGGTGTCCAGAAGGCCTCCGGCCGTCCGAACACGGAGAAGGTCGGCTCCATCACCGCCGACCAGGTCCGTGAGATCGCCCAGGCCAAGCTCGTCGACCTCAACGCGAACGACCTCGACGCCGCCACGAAGATCATCGCCGGCACCGCCCGCTCCATGGGCATCACCGTCGAAGGCTGA
- the nusG gene encoding transcription termination/antitermination protein NusG — MSDEFETTATDQTAPEAAESTEPAARTGEVDPLEQLRKDLRAQRGDWYVLHTYSGHEWKVKSNLEQRIESQNMEDSIFRVEVPVEFVDEYRGSVKKRVRRVQIPGYVLVCMDMREDEDEEGRSSDPYRVVKETPAVTGFVGDQHNPVPLSLDEVVSMLAPAVLEEASVAAKAGPAPVQSVKVAYEVGEVVTVVDGPFESMSATVSEIMPETRKIKVLVTIFERETPLELSFDQVKKLDA, encoded by the coding sequence ATGAGCGACGAGTTCGAGACCACTGCCACCGACCAGACCGCACCCGAGGCTGCCGAGTCGACGGAGCCTGCCGCCCGGACCGGCGAGGTGGACCCCCTGGAGCAACTGCGCAAGGACCTGCGCGCCCAGCGTGGCGACTGGTACGTCCTGCACACCTACTCCGGCCACGAGTGGAAGGTGAAGTCGAATCTCGAGCAGCGCATCGAGTCCCAGAACATGGAGGACTCCATCTTCCGGGTCGAGGTGCCCGTGGAGTTCGTCGACGAGTACCGCGGCTCGGTCAAGAAGCGCGTGCGCCGGGTCCAGATCCCCGGCTACGTCCTGGTGTGCATGGACATGCGTGAGGACGAGGACGAGGAGGGTCGCAGCTCCGACCCCTACCGCGTCGTCAAGGAGACCCCCGCCGTCACCGGCTTCGTCGGCGACCAGCACAACCCCGTGCCCCTGTCCCTCGACGAGGTCGTGTCCATGCTGGCCCCCGCCGTCCTGGAAGAGGCGTCGGTGGCCGCCAAGGCCGGACCTGCACCCGTCCAGAGCGTCAAGGTCGCCTACGAGGTCGGAGAGGTCGTCACCGTCGTCGACGGTCCTTTCGAATCCATGAGCGCCACCGTCTCCGAGATCATGCCCGAGACCCGCAAGATCAAGGTCCTGGTCACCATCTTCGAGCGCGAGACCCCGCTGGAACTGTCCTTCGACCAGGTCAAGAAGCTCGACGCCTGA
- the secE gene encoding preprotein translocase subunit SecE — translation MSDAEAIRPGRGTTAKKGRATRKRDASPESEQTRPGVLRRVVIFISQVIAELKKVTYPTPEETWTYFLVVTVFVAVIMVLTGLMDYGFGKLSAYVFG, via the coding sequence ATGAGTGACGCAGAGGCCATCCGGCCCGGCCGCGGTACCACCGCGAAGAAGGGCAGGGCGACCCGCAAGCGTGACGCCTCGCCCGAGTCCGAGCAGACCCGTCCCGGAGTCCTCCGCAGGGTCGTCATCTTCATCTCCCAGGTGATCGCCGAACTCAAGAAGGTCACGTACCCGACTCCTGAGGAGACGTGGACCTACTTCCTCGTGGTGACGGTTTTTGTGGCGGTCATCATGGTTTTGACGGGGCTCATGGACTACGGATTCGGTAAACTGAGCGCATACGTCTTCGGCTGA
- a CDS encoding pyridoxal phosphate-dependent aminotransferase, translated as MTTEPRSRVCARFAAITPSATLAVDAKAKALKAQGRPVIGFGAGEPDFPTPDYIVEAALEAAKDPAMHRYTPAAGLPALREAIAAKTLRDSGYEVRPGDVLVTNGGKQAVFQAFAAILDPGDEAILPTPYWTTYPEVVKLAGATPVEVFAGADQDYKVTVEQLEAARTPRTKVLLHCSPSNPTGSVYTPEETIAIGRWALEHGIWVVTDEIYEHLVYEDAAPAHILALVPELADRTIVLNGVAKTYAMTGWRVGWMVGPTDVIKAATSFQSHLTSNVSNVAQRAALAAVSGPLDAVHEMRRAFDRRRRTMVTMLSEIQGLEVPTPKGAFYAFPSVEGILGKQIRGTVPTTSAQLADLILSEVEVAVVPSEAFGPSGYIRLSYALADEDLVEGVGRIRELLAEAR; from the coding sequence GTGACGACTGAACCTCGCTCCCGTGTCTGTGCCCGTTTCGCCGCCATCACGCCTTCGGCCACCCTGGCCGTGGACGCCAAGGCCAAGGCCCTCAAGGCCCAGGGCCGCCCCGTCATCGGCTTCGGTGCGGGCGAACCCGACTTCCCGACCCCCGACTACATCGTCGAAGCCGCCCTGGAGGCCGCCAAGGATCCGGCGATGCACCGCTACACGCCGGCCGCGGGCCTTCCGGCCCTGCGCGAGGCGATTGCCGCCAAGACCCTGCGCGATTCCGGCTACGAGGTCCGCCCCGGAGACGTCCTGGTCACCAATGGCGGAAAGCAGGCCGTCTTCCAGGCCTTCGCCGCCATCCTCGACCCGGGCGACGAGGCGATCCTGCCCACCCCCTACTGGACCACCTACCCGGAGGTCGTCAAGCTGGCCGGCGCCACCCCCGTCGAGGTCTTCGCCGGCGCCGACCAGGACTACAAGGTCACCGTCGAGCAGCTCGAGGCCGCCCGCACCCCGCGCACGAAGGTCCTCCTGCACTGCTCACCGTCGAACCCCACCGGCTCGGTGTACACCCCGGAGGAGACCATCGCGATTGGCCGGTGGGCACTCGAACACGGCATCTGGGTCGTCACCGACGAAATCTACGAGCACCTCGTCTACGAGGACGCCGCCCCCGCGCACATCCTCGCCCTGGTGCCTGAGTTGGCCGACCGGACGATCGTCCTCAACGGTGTGGCCAAGACCTACGCGATGACCGGCTGGCGGGTGGGCTGGATGGTCGGCCCCACGGATGTCATCAAGGCGGCCACCTCCTTCCAGTCGCACCTGACCTCGAATGTGTCCAACGTCGCCCAGCGCGCCGCCCTGGCCGCCGTGTCGGGTCCGCTGGACGCCGTCCACGAGATGCGCCGGGCCTTCGACCGTCGCCGCCGCACCATGGTGACCATGCTCTCCGAGATCCAGGGCCTGGAGGTCCCGACCCCGAAGGGCGCCTTCTACGCCTTCCCCAGCGTGGAGGGGATCCTGGGCAAGCAGATCCGCGGGACCGTCCCCACCACTTCGGCGCAGCTGGCGGACCTCATCCTGTCCGAGGTCGAGGTCGCCGTGGTCCCCTCGGAGGCCTTCGGACCGTCGGGGTACATCCGACTGTCCTACGCCTTGGCGGACGAGGACCTGGTCGAAGGCGTCGGACGCATCCGGGAGCTGCTGGCCGAGGCCCGCTGA
- a CDS encoding alpha/beta hydrolase: MEIQRAFADTDQPKGTVLLSHGFAEHMGRYLPLRRALVESGYDIAFYDHACHGTAPGPRACVDVGRLIRDHVRARREVLTRARSSRLFLFGHSMGGLVTAASTLVDPIGVRGVVLTGPAVAPLPAVPVEVARAMTKAARLTPGVQVRPAVPDPQDSKLSRDPEVQRAFNADPLCHQGGIVMLTASTMVVQAHETMRRANRWRAPLLVFHGNQDELCDLEGSREFVRRAVSAHPGVDVHLRVVDGARHEVLNEPEGPSIMRDMVLWLDAH; the protein is encoded by the coding sequence ATGGAGATCCAGCGGGCCTTTGCAGACACCGACCAGCCCAAGGGGACCGTGCTGCTCTCGCACGGTTTCGCGGAGCACATGGGCCGTTACCTGCCCCTGCGCCGGGCCCTGGTCGAGTCGGGTTACGACATCGCCTTCTACGACCACGCCTGCCACGGCACGGCGCCGGGTCCCAGGGCGTGCGTGGACGTCGGTCGGCTGATCCGCGACCACGTGAGGGCCCGCCGCGAGGTCCTCACCCGGGCGCGCTCCTCGCGCCTGTTCCTCTTCGGGCACTCGATGGGCGGCCTCGTCACGGCCGCCTCGACCCTGGTGGACCCCATCGGCGTACGCGGCGTGGTCCTCACGGGTCCGGCCGTGGCCCCCTTGCCCGCCGTCCCCGTCGAGGTCGCCCGCGCGATGACGAAGGCCGCGCGCCTGACCCCCGGGGTGCAGGTGCGTCCTGCGGTTCCCGATCCGCAGGACTCGAAGCTCTCCCGCGACCCGGAGGTCCAGCGGGCCTTCAACGCCGACCCCCTGTGCCACCAGGGCGGCATCGTCATGCTCACGGCCTCGACGATGGTGGTCCAGGCGCATGAGACGATGCGCCGCGCGAATCGGTGGCGGGCCCCACTGCTCGTCTTCCACGGGAACCAGGACGAGTTGTGCGACCTGGAAGGCTCGCGGGAGTTCGTCCGCCGCGCCGTGAGCGCCCACCCCGGCGTGGACGTGCATCTGAGGGTCGTCGACGGCGCCCGCCACGAGGTCCTCAACGAGCCCGAGGGCCCCAGCATCATGCGCGACATGGTCCTGTGGCTGGACGCCCACTGA
- a CDS encoding adenosine deaminase, which produces MGPIPPSLTTAPPTPPGRRDLRALPKAHLHLHFTGAMRPRTLVAMAREKHARLPSHLLDTDPLTVPADARGWFRFQRSYDAARSLVRTEEAMRRIIREAAEDEAAEGSVRLEMQVDPTSYAPWVGGITPALEIVLDEAGAASRETGVEVAVVVAASRVRHPLDARTLARLAARHAGSGPASVVGFGLSNDERVGDTASFAPAFRIARDAGLASLPHGGELLGPRSVDEVVRALHPHRLGHGVRTTEDPDLLRRLVDAGVAFEVCPTSNVHLGVYPSLDQVPLPVLVEAGATIALGADDPLLFHSRLLAQYAAARDVHGFSDAQLAALAHQSIDASLASQASRSAWHHRVDQWLSTPPPTHRRPEVTR; this is translated from the coding sequence ATGGGTCCGATACCTCCCTCGCTCACCACGGCCCCACCGACCCCTCCGGGACGCCGTGACCTGCGCGCCCTGCCCAAGGCCCACCTGCACCTGCACTTCACGGGCGCCATGCGCCCGCGCACCCTGGTGGCGATGGCCCGCGAGAAGCACGCGCGTCTGCCTTCGCACCTGCTGGACACGGACCCGCTGACCGTGCCGGCCGATGCGCGCGGATGGTTCCGCTTCCAGCGCAGTTACGACGCGGCCCGGTCTCTGGTGCGCACCGAGGAGGCCATGCGGCGCATCATCCGCGAGGCCGCCGAGGACGAGGCCGCCGAAGGGTCCGTGCGCCTTGAGATGCAGGTCGACCCGACCTCGTACGCGCCGTGGGTCGGGGGGATCACTCCCGCCCTGGAGATCGTCCTCGACGAGGCCGGGGCGGCCTCACGCGAGACGGGGGTCGAGGTGGCCGTCGTCGTGGCCGCCTCGCGCGTGCGCCACCCACTGGATGCGCGCACCTTGGCGCGACTGGCAGCCCGCCACGCGGGGTCCGGGCCGGCCAGCGTGGTGGGCTTTGGCCTGTCGAATGACGAGAGGGTCGGTGACACCGCATCCTTCGCGCCGGCCTTCCGCATCGCCCGGGACGCGGGGCTGGCCTCCCTGCCCCACGGGGGTGAACTTCTGGGTCCGCGCTCGGTCGACGAGGTCGTGCGCGCCCTGCACCCGCACCGACTGGGTCATGGGGTGCGCACCACGGAGGACCCGGATCTGTTGCGACGCCTAGTCGATGCGGGTGTCGCCTTCGAAGTGTGTCCCACTTCGAATGTGCACCTGGGGGTCTACCCGAGCCTGGACCAGGTGCCCCTGCCGGTCCTTGTCGAGGCCGGGGCGACGATCGCCCTCGGGGCCGACGACCCGTTGCTCTTCCACTCGCGACTGTTGGCCCAGTACGCCGCCGCCCGCGACGTGCACGGATTCTCCGACGCGCAATTGGCGGCACTTGCCCACCAGAGCATTGACGCCTCACTGGCCTCGCAGGCCTCACGCAGCGCATGGCACCACCGGGTGGACCAGTGGCTGTCGACTCCGCCCCCGACCCATCGACGACCCGAGGTCACCAGGTGA
- a CDS encoding UDP-N-acetylmuramate dehydrogenase translates to MDDAAAHPTPTLADLTTFRVGGPVARLVEADTESALVEAVSRADAAGTPCLVLGGGSNLLASDSPFPGVVVRDLRGEITHSQAQGAGPICDPVLVTATAGTPWDALVAHSVEQGLSGLEALSGIPGSVGAAPVQNVGAYGAEVADTLVHLRAWDRFAERVVTLEAAELDFGYRMSVLKRSLENPSPARGGRLWGPTGRWAVLEATFGLAATGHSAPIRYAELARRLGVEVGAVAPSRDVREAVLELRASKGMVLDAADHDTWSAGSFFTNPVLDPEAAERLLPEGAPRFPTAHGQVKTSAAWLIDHAGLPKGWAPESVCDDRGVARASLSTKHVLALTNRGGASAADVEALARAVITGVEDAWGITLVPEPVALGITW, encoded by the coding sequence ATGGACGATGCTGCAGCTCACCCGACCCCCACCCTGGCCGACCTGACGACCTTCAGGGTCGGTGGCCCAGTGGCCCGCCTCGTCGAAGCCGACACCGAGAGCGCCCTGGTCGAAGCGGTGAGCCGGGCCGACGCCGCGGGCACCCCGTGCCTCGTCCTGGGGGGAGGTTCGAATCTCCTCGCCTCCGACTCGCCCTTCCCCGGGGTGGTCGTGCGCGACCTGCGAGGCGAAATCACCCACTCCCAGGCGCAGGGCGCCGGCCCCATCTGCGACCCCGTCCTGGTCACCGCGACCGCAGGCACCCCCTGGGACGCCTTGGTCGCCCACAGCGTCGAGCAGGGCCTGTCCGGACTGGAGGCGCTCTCGGGCATCCCCGGCAGCGTCGGCGCCGCCCCCGTCCAGAACGTCGGCGCCTACGGGGCGGAGGTGGCCGACACCCTGGTCCACCTGCGTGCATGGGACCGCTTCGCGGAAAGGGTCGTCACCCTGGAGGCCGCGGAACTGGACTTCGGGTACCGCATGTCCGTCCTCAAACGCTCCCTGGAGAACCCCTCGCCCGCACGAGGCGGGCGCCTGTGGGGGCCGACCGGCCGCTGGGCGGTCCTCGAGGCCACCTTCGGTCTTGCCGCCACGGGCCACTCCGCTCCCATCCGCTACGCCGAACTGGCCCGACGCCTCGGTGTCGAGGTCGGAGCGGTGGCGCCCTCCCGGGACGTCCGCGAGGCAGTCCTGGAGCTGCGCGCCTCAAAGGGCATGGTCCTGGACGCCGCCGACCACGACACGTGGAGCGCAGGCTCCTTCTTCACCAACCCCGTGCTCGACCCGGAAGCCGCCGAGCGCCTCCTGCCGGAGGGCGCCCCTCGCTTCCCGACTGCGCACGGGCAGGTCAAGACCTCCGCCGCGTGGCTCATCGACCACGCGGGCCTCCCCAAGGGGTGGGCGCCGGAATCGGTGTGCGACGACCGGGGCGTGGCACGTGCGAGCCTGTCCACCAAGCACGTCCTGGCACTGACGAACAGGGGAGGGGCCAGCGCCGCAGACGTCGAGGCCCTGGCGCGCGCCGTCATCACCGGGGTCGAGGACGCGTGGGGCATCACCTTGGTCCCCGAGCCCGTGGCCCTTGGCATCACCTGGTGA
- a CDS encoding WXG100 family type VII secretion target: MSTYTVDSEALAASAARVAGTVERLRAEVSTMMADLTALEGTWSGGAQQNFSACVLQWQGAQTHVESALDAISTQLVAASNVYGEAESISTGLFTAS, translated from the coding sequence ATGTCGACCTACACAGTGGATTCGGAGGCGCTGGCGGCTTCGGCGGCGCGGGTGGCGGGTACGGTGGAGCGCCTGCGCGCGGAGGTGTCGACGATGATGGCGGATCTGACCGCCCTGGAGGGGACATGGAGTGGCGGCGCCCAGCAGAACTTCTCGGCCTGCGTCCTCCAGTGGCAGGGGGCGCAGACCCATGTGGAGTCGGCCCTTGACGCCATCAGCACCCAGTTGGTGGCGGCTTCCAATGTCTACGGGGAGGCCGAGTCGATCTCCACCGGACTGTTCACGGCTTCATGA
- the groL gene encoding chaperonin GroEL (60 kDa chaperone family; promotes refolding of misfolded polypeptides especially under stressful conditions; forms two stacked rings of heptamers to form a barrel-shaped 14mer; ends can be capped by GroES; misfolded proteins enter the barrel where they are refolded when GroES binds): MAKIIHFDEDARRGMERGLNLLADTVKVTLGPKGRNVVLDKKWGAPTITKDGVSVAKEIDLEDPFERIGAELVKEVAKKTDDVAGDGTTTATVLAQALVHEGLRNVAAGSNPIALKRGIDAAVEAIVAQLHKDAKAVETKEQIAATASISANDEAIGQLIADAFEKVGAEGVVTVEETNSFETTLETTEGMRFDKGFISAYFVTDPERQEAVLEDPFILLVDSKVSSVKDLLPILEKVMQTGKPLLVIAENVEGEALTALVLNKMRGTFKSVAVKAPGFGDRRKAMLQDMAILTGGQVISETVGLTLETTELDMLGRARSVVVSKDETTIVEGAGEKEDIDARVRQIRQEIETTDSDYDREKLQERLAKLSGGVAVIKSGAATEVELKERKHRIEDAVRNARAATEEGLVAGGGVALIQAANAVLDDLQVEGDEATGVNIVRVAISSPLKQIAENAGLEGGVVADRVAGMEAGFGLNAATGEYGDLMAQGISDPVKVTRSALQNAASIAGMFLTTEAVVADKPEPPAPAGHGGDDMGGMY; the protein is encoded by the coding sequence ATGGCCAAGATCATCCACTTCGACGAGGACGCGCGCCGCGGCATGGAGCGCGGCCTCAACCTGCTGGCCGACACCGTCAAGGTGACCTTGGGCCCCAAGGGCCGCAATGTCGTCCTCGACAAGAAGTGGGGTGCCCCCACCATCACCAAGGACGGCGTGTCCGTCGCCAAGGAGATCGACCTGGAGGACCCCTTCGAGCGCATCGGCGCCGAACTGGTCAAGGAGGTCGCCAAGAAGACCGACGACGTCGCAGGTGACGGCACCACCACTGCGACCGTGCTGGCCCAGGCGCTGGTCCACGAGGGCCTGCGCAATGTCGCCGCCGGCTCGAACCCCATCGCCCTCAAGCGCGGCATCGACGCGGCCGTCGAGGCCATCGTCGCCCAGCTGCACAAGGACGCCAAGGCCGTCGAGACCAAGGAGCAGATCGCCGCCACCGCATCGATCTCCGCCAATGACGAGGCCATCGGTCAGCTGATCGCCGACGCCTTCGAGAAGGTCGGCGCGGAGGGCGTCGTCACCGTCGAGGAGACCAACTCCTTCGAGACCACCCTGGAGACCACCGAGGGCATGCGTTTCGACAAGGGCTTCATCTCCGCCTACTTCGTCACCGATCCGGAGCGCCAGGAGGCCGTCCTGGAGGATCCCTTCATCCTCCTCGTCGACTCCAAGGTCTCCTCGGTCAAGGACCTGCTGCCCATCCTCGAGAAGGTCATGCAGACCGGCAAGCCGCTGCTCGTCATCGCCGAGAACGTCGAGGGCGAGGCCCTGACCGCCCTGGTCCTGAACAAGATGCGCGGCACCTTCAAGTCCGTGGCCGTCAAGGCCCCCGGCTTCGGCGACCGCCGCAAGGCGATGCTCCAGGACATGGCGATCCTCACCGGAGGCCAGGTCATCTCCGAGACGGTGGGCCTGACCCTGGAGACCACCGAGCTGGACATGCTGGGTCGCGCCCGCTCCGTCGTCGTGTCCAAGGACGAGACGACCATCGTCGAGGGTGCCGGTGAGAAGGAGGACATCGACGCCCGCGTGCGTCAGATCCGCCAGGAGATCGAGACCACCGACTCCGACTACGACCGTGAGAAGCTCCAGGAACGCCTGGCCAAGCTCTCCGGCGGCGTGGCCGTCATCAAGTCCGGTGCGGCCACCGAGGTCGAGCTCAAGGAGCGCAAGCACCGCATCGAAGACGCCGTGCGCAATGCGCGTGCGGCCACCGAAGAGGGCTTGGTCGCCGGTGGCGGCGTCGCCCTCATCCAGGCGGCCAACGCTGTCCTGGACGACCTGCAGGTCGAGGGCGACGAGGCCACGGGCGTGAACATCGTCCGCGTGGCCATCTCCTCCCCCCTCAAGCAGATCGCCGAGAACGCGGGCCTCGAGGGTGGCGTCGTCGCCGACCGCGTCGCGGGCATGGAGGCCGGCTTCGGCCTGAACGCCGCTACCGGCGAGTACGGGGACCTCATGGCCCAGGGCATCTCCGACCCGGTCAAGGTCACCCGTTCCGCTCTGCAGAACGCGGCTTCGATCGCCGGAATGTTCCTGACCACCGAGGCCGTCGTGGCCGACAAGCCGGAGCCGCCGGCCCCCGCGGGCCACGGTGGCGACGACATGGGCGGCATGTACTGA
- a CDS encoding LytR C-terminal domain-containing protein: MSADYPKDEFDVAGEDMPVGMHRPMPSRWKAVWPFLAVLVVAPLLGWAVSGFLINRGADSQSGSSAATQQSAPSDLVASGPQSAPEVPQSAPAPAPAPTPEVPQSRPTETPQSTPPPVKNDAVISVLNGTGRQGLAAENAHKLTDGGFTAVRAANDDGWQAETSTVYYRDASLEATAKQVASLLGIDRVKESSDVGDQDIVALLK, translated from the coding sequence GTGAGTGCTGACTACCCCAAGGACGAATTCGACGTCGCCGGTGAGGACATGCCCGTGGGCATGCACCGGCCCATGCCTTCGAGGTGGAAGGCCGTGTGGCCCTTCCTTGCGGTCCTCGTCGTCGCTCCGCTGCTCGGATGGGCCGTCAGTGGCTTCCTCATCAACAGGGGTGCCGACTCCCAGTCCGGTTCGAGTGCGGCGACCCAGCAGTCCGCGCCCTCGGACCTGGTGGCCAGCGGCCCTCAGAGCGCGCCCGAGGTCCCCCAGTCGGCGCCCGCCCCGGCGCCTGCTCCCACCCCCGAGGTTCCCCAGTCGCGCCCGACCGAGACTCCCCAGTCGACCCCGCCCCCGGTCAAGAATGACGCGGTGATCTCCGTGCTCAACGGCACCGGCCGGCAGGGTCTGGCGGCCGAGAACGCACACAAGCTCACCGACGGCGGCTTCACCGCGGTGCGGGCGGCCAATGACGACGGATGGCAGGCCGAGACCTCGACCGTGTACTACCGCGACGCCTCACTGGAGGCCACGGCCAAGCAGGTGGCCTCGTTGCTCGGCATCGACCGTGTCAAGGAGAGCTCCGACGTGGGAGACCAGGACATCGTCGCACTGCTCAAGTGA
- a CDS encoding uracil-DNA glycosylase, with the protein MTHTPRPLEELLDPGWARALAPVEPRIHELGAWLREEIAHGRGYLPAGADVLRAFTLPFDRVKVLIVGQDPYPTPGHAMGLSFSVAPGVEIPRSLQNIFTELEADIGCPRPTSGDLSPWAREGVCLLNRVLTVRPGAPASHRGRGWEEVTQCAIDALVNRPGPARTDAEGTSAGVGRAPLVAILWGRDAQNLQPRLQGVPVIASPHPSPLSARRGFFGSRPFSRANELLAEQGAEPVDWALA; encoded by the coding sequence ATGACGCACACCCCTCGCCCTTTGGAAGAACTGCTCGATCCGGGCTGGGCCCGGGCCTTGGCGCCCGTCGAGCCCCGCATCCACGAACTGGGTGCCTGGCTGCGTGAGGAGATCGCCCACGGACGTGGGTACCTGCCCGCCGGGGCGGATGTCCTGCGCGCCTTCACCCTGCCTTTCGACCGGGTCAAGGTCCTCATCGTCGGCCAGGACCCCTACCCCACCCCCGGACACGCCATGGGACTGAGTTTCTCCGTGGCGCCCGGGGTGGAGATCCCCCGCTCACTGCAGAACATCTTCACCGAACTCGAAGCCGACATCGGCTGCCCCCGCCCGACATCGGGAGACCTGTCCCCTTGGGCGCGCGAGGGCGTGTGCCTGCTCAACAGGGTCCTCACCGTCCGGCCCGGCGCCCCGGCCTCGCACCGGGGGCGCGGATGGGAAGAGGTCACCCAGTGCGCCATCGACGCCCTCGTCAATCGCCCGGGCCCGGCCCGCACGGACGCGGAGGGAACTTCGGCCGGCGTGGGGCGCGCCCCGCTGGTGGCGATCCTGTGGGGACGTGACGCCCAAAACCTGCAGCCCCGTCTCCAGGGGGTCCCGGTCATCGCCTCGCCCCACCCCTCGCCGCTGTCGGCGCGCCGCGGGTTCTTCGGGTCGCGCCCCTTCAGCAGGGCAAATGAGCTGCTCGCGGAGCAGGGGGCGGAGCCTGTGGACTGGGCGCTCGCCTGA